In the Larimichthys crocea isolate SSNF chromosome XXI, L_crocea_2.0, whole genome shotgun sequence genome, one interval contains:
- the grm3 gene encoding metabotropic glutamate receptor 3: MVTGIPALVLVMMCRGVLLSVGDPPQSRREIRIEGDLVLGGLFPVHEKGAGMEECGRVNEDRGIQRLEAMLFAIDRINMDNTLLPGVSLGVHILDTCSRDTYALEQALEFVRASLTKVDDTEFICPDGSYALQDDSPLAIAGVIGGSFSSVSIQVANLLRLFQIPQISYASTSAKLSDKTRYDYFARTVPPDFYQAKAMAEILRFFNWTYVSTVASEGDYGETGIEAFEQEARMRNICIATSEKVGRSNAKKSYEAVIRQLLQKPNARVAVLFLRSDDARELLAAAARLNTSFIWVASDGWGAQESIVKGNEVTAEGAITLELSANPVPEFNRYFLGLNPAKNHRNPWYREFWEQRFQCSLGGGGTGGGGGVGFGETPLPPCDKDLSMDKSNFEPESKIMFVVNAVYAIAIALHNMQRSLCFNTTKLCDSMKALDGRRLYRDYILNVSFTAPFAPPGSETAVKFDSQGDGMGRYNIFSYQRSGDRYGYVSVGEWAESLSLSSELIHWPREMVPTSQCSDPCERNEMKKMQAGEYCCWICTACEPHEYLADEFTCSPCAPGQWPTDDLTSCYDLPEDYIMWEDAWAIGPITIACVGFMCTGMVFWVFIRHNHTPLVKASGRELCYILLLGVFMSYAMTFLFLAKPSPAICALRRLGLGTSFAVCYSALLTKTNRIARIFSGVKDGAGAARPRFISPSSQVFICLSLISVQLVMVSVWLLLEVPGTRRFTLPERRQTVILKCNVRDSSMLLSLGYDVLLVILCTVYAFKTRKCPENFNEAKFIGFTMYTTCIIWLAFLPIFYVTSSDYRVQTTTMCISVSLSGFVVLGCMFAPKVHIIMFQPQKNVTSHRLNLNRFSVSGAATTYASHASVSTHHVPTVCNGREIVDSTTSSL; the protein is encoded by the exons ATGGTGACCGGCATTCCTGCTCTAGTCTTGGTCATGATGTGTCGGGGCGTCTTGCTCTCTGTTGGAGACCCACCTCAGTCTCGCCGGGAGATCCGCATCGAGGGAGATTTGGTGCTCGGTGGACTGTTCCCAGTGCACGAGAAAGGTGCTGGGATGGAGGAGTGTGGCCGTGTAAACGAGGACAGAGGGATCCAGAGGCTAGAGGCCATGCTGTTTGCTATAGACAGAATCAATATGGACAACACTTTGCTGCCTGGGGTGTCCCTCGGGGTCCACATCCTGGACACCTGCTCCAGAGATACCTATGCACTGGAGCAG GCTCTGGAGTTTGTAAGAGCCTCCCTCACCAAGGTGGACGACACAGAGTTCATCTGTCCGGACGGATCTTACGCTCTGCAGGACGACAGCCCGCTCGCAATCGCTGGAGTCATAGGTGGATCCTTCAGCAGCGTGTCcatacag GTTGCCAATCTTCTCAGGCTCTTTCAGATTCCTCAGATAAGCTATGCGTCAACCAGTGCCAAGCTCAGCGATAAGACCCGTTACGATTACTTCGCCCGCACAGTTCCCCCTGATTTCTACCAGGCCAAAGCTATGGCTGAGATCCTCCGGTTCTTTAACTGGACGTACGTGTCCACTGTGGCATCGGAGGGCGATTACGGTGAAACCGGTATAGAGGCCTTCGAACAAGAGGCACGCATGAGGAACATCTGTATCGCTACTTCGGAGAAG GTGGGGCGTTCTAATGCTAAGAAGTCCTATGAAGCTGTGATCCGTCAGCTCCTCCAGAAGCCAAATGCCCGTGTGGCTGTCCTCTTTCTGCGCAGTGACGATGCCAGAGAGCTGCTGGCAGCTGCTGCCAGGCTTAACACCTCCTTCATCTGGGTGGCCAGCGATGGTTGGGGTGCACAGGAAAGCATTGTCAAGGGAAATGAGGTCACTGCTGAAGGAGCCATCACACTTGAGCTGTCAGCCAATCCCGTGCCAGAATTCAACCGCTACTTCCTCGGTCTGAACCCGGCCAAAAATCATCGGAATCCCTGGTACAGGGAATTCTGGGAGCAGCGGTTCCAGTGCTCCTTGGGTGgtggaggaacaggaggagggggaggtgttGGATTTGGAGAGACGCCTCTCCCGCCATGTGACAAGGACTTGTCTATGGACAAGAGTAACTTTGAACCAGAGTCTAAGATCATGTTTGTGGTGAACGCAGTATACGCCATAGCCATTGCACTCCACAATATGCAACGGAGCCTGTGCTTCAACACCACCAAGCTGTGCGACAGCATGAAGGCACTGGATGGGCGCAGACTTTACAGGGATTACATCCTTAATGTCAGCTTCACAG CCCCTTTCGCTCCTCCAGGCAGTGAAACAGCCGTGAAGTTTGATTCCCAGGGGGATGGCATGGGCCGATACAACATCTTCAGCTACCAGCGCTCTGGTGATCGTTATGGTTATGTGTCGGTAGGTGAATGGGCAGAGAGTCTGAGTCTGAGCAGCGAGCTGATTCACTGGCCTAGAGAAATGGTGCCCACCTCACAATGCAGCGACCCCTGTGAACGCaatgagatgaagaaaatgCAGGCAG GTGAGTACTGCTGCTGGATCTGCACAGCCTGTGAGCCCCATGAATACCTGGCTGATGAGTTCACCTGCTCGCCCTGTGCTCCTGGCCAGTGGCCCACTGATGACCTGACGTCCTGTTACGACCTTCCTGAGGACTATATTATGTGGGAAGACGCTTGGGCCATTGGTCCAATTACCATCGCCTGTGTAGG GTTCATGTGCACCGGTATGGTGTTTTGGGTGTTTATCAGACATAACCACACACCACTGGTGAAGGCTTCAGGCAGAGAGCTATGTTACATCCTCCTCTTGGGAGTCTTCATGTCCTACGCCATGACTTTCCTCTTCTTGGCCAAACCCTCTCCTGCCATCTGTGCCCTGCGCCGTCTCGGCCTGGGCACGTCTTTCGCTGTCTGCTACTCCGCCCTTCTTACCAAAACCAACAGGATCGCCAGGATTTTCAGTGGCGTGAAAGATGGAGCGGGTGCAGCGAGGCCACGCTTCATTAGCCCGTCCTCTCAG GTGTTCATCTGTCTGAGTTTAATTTCCGTCCAGTTAGTGATGGTGTcagtgtggctgctgctggaagTTCCTGGGACACGGCGCTTCACTTTGCCAGAGCGACGACAGACTGTCATCCTCAAGTGTAACGTACGCGACTCCAGCATGCTTCTGTCACTGGGATATGACGTGCTCCTGGTCATCCTGTGTACTGT GTATGCCTTCAAGACCAGGAAGTGCCCTGAAAACTTCAATGAGGCCAAGTTTATCGGATTTACCATGTACACCACCTGTATAATTTGGCTGGCATTTCTTCCCATTTTCTATGTTACATCCAGTGACTACAGG GTTCAGACCACCACCATGTGTATCTCAGTCAGCCTGAGTGGCTTTGTGGTCCTGGGCTGTATGTTTGCTCCTAAGGTCCATATCATCATGTTTCAGCCCCAGAAAAATGTGACGAGCCACAGACTTAACCTCAATCGCTTCAGTGTCAGTGGGGCTGCCACCACATACGCATCCCACG CTTCTGTCAGCACCCACCACGTCCCCACTGTGTGCAACGGGAGAGAAATCGTCGACTCCACTACTTCCTCCCTGTGA